One stretch of Phocoena phocoena chromosome 10, mPhoPho1.1, whole genome shotgun sequence DNA includes these proteins:
- the LOC136128947 gene encoding LOW QUALITY PROTEIN: Holliday junction recognition protein-like (The sequence of the model RefSeq protein was modified relative to this genomic sequence to represent the inferred CDS: substituted 1 base at 1 genomic stop codon) — protein MEGEVLGEDVLLRKLRDSRHRFQRRMQQLIEKYNQPFEDAPVVQMSTLTYETPQGLRIWGGRLIKERNTGQIQGSMVKTDDRTDGPMRVPAGGHELPLPCTQGEDSISSGTDTTLFQEDVVAGNLMPAVPWSPLKNELRRKYLTQVDILLQDEGCLECASYGEGKDTRVTLVPSLASPARPARGYYGGISEESPGGPFQPTSLPREGDALHSCSAGLALVPRGDGISLXGGTGGSSFSSSPCSEAEDVCNATLSDLYAGMLHSMSCLLGVRPSCVISTKTFIRQNWSSKRRHRCKSRMDRTSCRGGRRSRRRPQERRPPGSEPAKDVAVLRDRENVLDVSDHKMGLKLGRAFFEVNKPQIHAFASHWKELPRTPQKHHSSLTYLDSSAVYHLDQENRFMTLKWLISPVKIGSRPRVPPGEGGNRYREIEIRFDKLHQEYCSNLRKQPCLTYLPGSSAVDVYRGGPASPGSPQGVEAHRPSSPLCRAKAKRLSEAFESLGKGSIREGSCPPKSDSFPSLSKTNSTCSPGRSEQTSDLACQGNDLGGFRKSVSLNKAISVPRVQPPACARDRHDDIKEKFDKLHQKYCQKSLQQTQVPLCTRASPDKASVGVCYQKEDFSGKFHPDSGSQGPPNLSSSPQQSIKSPLGSNTIRAPPSTGVALDASWGHQVPTKRRRLSDPQVCRRWAGPWDFSPVGRAIPRPGEEAGFS, from the coding sequence ATGGAGGGCGAGGTCCTGGGAGAGGACGTGCTGCTGCGGAAGCTCAGGGACAGCCGCCACCGCTTCCAGAGGCGCATGCAGCAGCTGATAGAGAAGTACAACCAGCCCTTCGAGGACGCCCCGGTGGTGCAGATGTCCACGCTGACCTACGAGACGCCCCAGGGATTGCGAATTTGGGGAGGAAgattaataaaggaaagaaatacagGACAAATCCAGGGGTCCATGGTGAAGACGGACGACAGGACAGATGGACCCATGCGAGTCCCAGCTGGAGGTCATGAGCTTCCCTTGCCCTGCACACAAGGTGAGGATTCAATAAGCAGTGGTACTGATACAACTTTATTCCAAGAAGATGTGGTTGCTGGTAACTTGATGCCTGCAGTGCCCTGGAGCCCATTGAAAAATGAGCTAAGGAGGAAGTACTTGACACAAGTGGATATCCTGCTGCAGGATGAAGGGTGTTTGGAGTGTGCCAGTTACGGAGAGGGAAAGGACACCCGTGTGACCCTGGTCCCTTCATTGGCCTCGCCCGCCAGGCCTGCCCGAGGATACTACGGTGGCATCTCTGAAGAGAGCCCCGGTGGCCCATTTCAGCCAACCTCATTGCCCAGAGAGGGTGATGCTTTGCACTCTTGCTCAGCAGGCCTGGCCCTGGTGCCGAGGGGTGATGGCATCTCCTTATAGGGAGGGACCGGTGGCAGCAGCTTCTCAAGCAGCCCATGCTCTGAGGCTGAGGACGTCTGCAATGCAACACTCAGTGATCTGTACGCGGGCATGCTGCACTCCATGAGCTGCCTGCTGGGTGTGAGGCCCTCCTGCGTCATCTCCACCAAGACGTTCATCCGCCAGAACTGGAGCTCCAAGCGGAGGCACAGGTGTAAGAGCAGAATGGACAGAACGAGCTGCAGAGGAGGCAGGCGCTCTCGGAGGCGTCCCCAGGAGAGACGTCCACCCGGCTCCGAACCTGCGAAGGACGTGGCAGTGTTAAGAGATCGCGAGAACGTACTCGATGTTTCTGACCATAAGATGGGTTTAAAATTGGGAAGGGCTTTTTTTGAAGTAAACAAACCCCAGATCCACGCATTCGCTTCACATTGGAAGGAGCTTCCGAGAACGCCTCAGAAGCATCATTCTTCATTGACTTACTTAGACTCCAGTGCAGTGTATCATCTTGATCAGGAAAATAGATTCATGACATTAAAGTGGTTGATTTCTCCTGTAAAAATAGGTTCTAGACCCAGAGTACCGCCGGGCGAGGGAGGGAATCGTTATAGGGAGATCGAAATCAGATTTGACAAGCTTCATCAGGAATATTGCTCGAATCTTAGGAAGCAGCCCTGCCTGACTTACCTTCCCGGCTCCTCGGCTGTGGATGTGTACAGAGGTGGTCCAGCAAGCCCTGGTAGCCCCCAGGGCGTAGAAGCCCACAGGCCGAGTAGCCCTCTCTGcagagcaaaagctaagaggttGAGTGAGGCTTTTGAAAGCCTGGGCAAAGGATCTATCAGAGAGGGTAGCTGCCCACCAAAGAGTGATTCCTTCCCTTCACTTTCAAAGACCAACTCCACGTGTAGCCCGGGCCGCTCGGAGCAGACCTCTGACCTTGCTTGTCAAGGAAATGATCTGGGAGGATTTAGGAAGTCAGTATCACTCAACAAAGCCATTTCAGTACCCAGGGTACAACCTCCAGCCTGTGCCAGGGATCGTCACGatgacattaaagaaaaatttgacaAGCTTCATCAAAAGTATTGCCAAAAATCGCTTCAGCAGACGCAGGTGCCTTTATGTACCAGAGCATCTCCAGATAAAGCAAGTGTGGGAGTTTGTTATCAAAAAGAAGACTTCTCAGGAAAATTCCATCCAGACTCTGGCTCCCAGGGTCCCCCAAACTTGTCATCGTCACCCCAGCAGAGCATTAAAAGTCCCCTCGGCTCAAACACAATTAGGGCCCCTCCATCTACAGGTGTTGCTCTCGATGCCAGCTGGGGTCATCAAGTCCCCACAAAACGACGCCGATTATCAGACCCTCAGGTGTGCAGACGGTGGGCTGGACCCTGGGATTTCTCACCTGTGGGCAGAGCCATCCCGAGGCCTGGGGAAGAGGCTGGCTTTTCATAG